The following coding sequences are from one Ammospiza caudacuta isolate bAmmCau1 chromosome 10, bAmmCau1.pri, whole genome shotgun sequence window:
- the LOC131562157 gene encoding C2 calcium-dependent domain-containing protein 4C-like — protein sequence MWLLEKIRASHENGNLSSSSFLGLPQSQNLPEKAQLRAAAFPNVITPDRIPEFCIPPRLTSSGSIKGSGFHQDHSSVDGALTSDYSPSSCPHLIQVESVEEEISALEEESTNADPQSQAALSLPHFPRAPTSYGFCTLLESPHTRRKESIFHGDPRGALPSLKLSRSRANTFSGKGSMSNPIAISFTSVRLPPKHLSLHRQAACDSDTASSSDSSPFSSPLLTRSPPRPSSLIKAQSQEGLLCRALKDKSKHSMPRNNSLSTEESSSTDNSPSAIRRASEGLLGIRSFSTSCSPLFPVDLSCSRERLVGESAVVMDKGGVLRLSAEYCSENERLRIRLISAEGLYDDSVEPKSINCCISFSLVPGKTQKQRSTVIKRSRNPIFNEDFFFDGIAEEELYSLSVRMKATNKGCSMKRDYTLGERELSLMSMLAV from the coding sequence ATGTGGTTGCTGGAAAAGATCAGAGCATCTCATGAAAATGGGAACCTCTCCAGCTCGTCCTTCCTGGGACTGCCACAAAGCCAAAATCTGCCAGAAAAAGCCCAGCTGagggctgctgcttttccaaatgTGATCACTCCTGACAGAATCCCTGAATTCTGCATTCCCCCCAGGCTGACCAGCTCTGGCTCCATTAAGGGCAGTGGCTTCCACCAGGATCACAGTTCAGTGGATGGAGCTCTTACTTCTGATTACAGCCCCAGCTCTTGCCCACATCTCATTCAGGTGGAAAGTGTTGAAGAGGAGATCTCTGCCCTGGAGGAAGAAAGCACCAATGCCGACCCACAGTCCCAAGCAGCGCTCTCCCTGCCCCACTTTCCCAGAGCCCCCACTTCCTATGGCTTCTGCACTTTGCTGGAGAGTCCCCACACCAGGAGGAAGGAGTCCATCTTCCATGGTGATCCCCGTGGGGCTTTGCCCAGCCTGAAGCTGTCTCGATCCAGAGCTAACACCTTCAGTGGCAAAGGGAGCATGTCTAACCCCATTGCCATCAGCTTTACTTCGGTGAGACTGCCGCCCAAGCACCTCTCTCTGCACAGGCAAGCtgcctgtgacagtgacactgcctCTTCCAGTGATTCCTCTCCTTTCAGTTCTCCACTTCTCACCAGGTCACCTCCCAGACCCAGCTCCCTGATCAAAGCACAAAGTCAGGAGGGgttgctctgcagagcactgaaAGACAAGAGCAAACACAGTATGCCCAGGAACAATTCCCTCTCTACAGAGGAGAGCAGCTCCACGGATAACAGCCCCAGTGCCATCAGGAGGGCCTCCGAGGGGCTGCTCGGCATCCGGAGCTTTagcacctcctgctctcccttgTTTCCAGTGGACCTGAGCTGCAGTCGGGAGAGGCTGGTGGGGGAGAGTGCAGTGGTCATGGACAAGGGGGGCGTGTTGAGGCTGTCAGCTGAGTACTGCTCAGAGAACGAGAGGCTGCGGATCCGCCTCATCAGTGCAGAGGGCTTGTACGATGATTCTGTAGAGCCCAAAAGCATCAACTGCTGTATCTCCTTCTCCCTGGTGCCAGGGAAAACACAGAAGCAGAGAAGCACAGTTATAAAGAGAAGCAGGAATCCCATCTTCAATGAGGACTTCTTTTTTGATGGTATTGCAGAAGAAGAGCTGTACAGCCTCTCTGTGAGGATGAAAGCAACAAATAAAGGGTGCAGTATGAAAAGGGATTATACCTTAGGAGAACGGGAGTTGTCCTTAATGAGTATGTTGGCAGTGTAG